A portion of the Chaetodon trifascialis isolate fChaTrf1 chromosome 7, fChaTrf1.hap1, whole genome shotgun sequence genome contains these proteins:
- the lta gene encoding lymphotoxin-alpha, which yields MECQSRSSYKYLLLQVWCGLLTVAMVVMAALVTSIKPKSTEDGVATLKSDVSPTGSSPSYIELVRSIGKDSWETSNGCEVCSLVVRDNTIYFKKESVYFIYAQVTFSKHNKENQTNYVMLKKNPSFGKSTKKLIEGTFPHTTERSVWVARMVKLTKGDSVSLNITGDYQKDSARTFWGAYELH from the exons ATGGAGTGTCAGTCGAGGTCCTCTTATAagtacctgctgctgcaggtgtggtGTGGTCTCCTCACGGTGGCCATGGTGGTCATGGCTGCACTTGTCACTTCAATCAAGCCAAAGTCAACTGAG GATGGAGTCGCTACACTGAAGTCAGATGTCAGTCCAACAG GATCCTCTCCCTCGTACATCGAGCTTGTCAGGT CTATAGGCAAGGATTCTTGGGAAACGTCGAACGGCTGTGAAGTCTGCTCCCTCGTCGTGCGAGACAACACCATCTACTTCAAGAAGGAGAGCGTCTACTTCATCTACGCCCAGGTCACCTTCAGCAAGCACAATAAGGAAAATCAGACCAATTATGTGATgctgaaaaaaaatccctcgTTTGGTAAAAGTACCAAGAAACTGATTGAGGGGACCTTTCCTCACACAACGGAGCGCTCTGTGTGGGTGGCCAGGATGGTCAAGCTCACAAAGGGAGACAGTGTCAGCTTAAATATCACAGGTGATTATCAAAAAGACAGTGCACGCACATTCTGGGGCGCCTATGAGCTCCATTAG